Proteins from a genomic interval of Paenibacillus sp. FSL H8-0048:
- a CDS encoding AraC family transcriptional regulator yields the protein MTAFTLLVDKPVHLEMTGKFVAPSAEWIHLSRILQDYELIVMTEGVLYLAGDNQQFAVSKGEFLLLPPLTRQYGYKSSDCSFYWLHFHAANGSQTAGPAPLTDDKEGYVIHLPQFGTLRNVEKIIVMMKQLQDSVRSYNQTVLGNYMSTVILCELYSQTLPTDADPFKRTKQEQLYHDIVDYIKWSRSEHIKVSQIAAYFGYNEKYLSHLFTVISGISLKQYILQQKMELAKFLLTDTNQNVSEVSLQLGYKDCHNFMKSFKKIVGLTPTGFRNAYAKRLLFYE from the coding sequence ATGACTGCGTTCACACTGCTGGTAGATAAGCCTGTACATCTGGAGATGACCGGCAAATTCGTGGCCCCCTCAGCGGAGTGGATTCACTTAAGCCGGATTTTGCAGGATTATGAGCTGATCGTTATGACCGAAGGCGTGCTGTACCTGGCGGGTGACAACCAGCAGTTCGCCGTGTCCAAAGGCGAGTTCCTGCTCCTGCCTCCGCTTACCAGACAATACGGGTACAAGTCTTCGGACTGTAGCTTTTATTGGCTGCATTTTCATGCTGCGAACGGCAGTCAGACTGCGGGCCCTGCTCCGTTAACTGACGATAAAGAAGGATATGTAATTCACCTGCCCCAATTCGGAACTCTGCGGAATGTGGAGAAAATCATCGTCATGATGAAGCAGCTCCAGGATTCGGTGCGGAGCTATAATCAGACGGTGCTGGGTAACTATATGTCTACCGTTATTCTGTGCGAGTTGTACAGCCAGACCCTTCCAACCGATGCCGATCCGTTCAAAAGAACCAAGCAGGAGCAGCTCTACCACGATATTGTAGACTACATCAAATGGAGCCGCAGTGAGCATATTAAGGTATCCCAGATCGCCGCCTATTTCGGCTATAACGAGAAGTATCTCTCCCATCTGTTCACTGTCATTTCCGGGATCTCCCTGAAGCAATATATTCTGCAGCAGAAGATGGAGTTGGCGAAATTCCTGCTGACCGACACCAACCAGAACGTCAGTGAAGTCTCATTGCAGCTAGGCTATAAGGATTGTCATAACTTCATGA